From the genome of Candidatus Eisenbacteria bacterium:
GTCGTCGTCTCCAGCGCGCCCGTGAAGCGCTAGCGCCGCCTACCAGTCGATGGGCAGGCGACGTACCAATGGCGCGCGAGCAGCGCGACCGAGATGTGCCCCGTGCTTGGGGGCGGGACCAGCGTCGATTCGAACGCTGGCCCCGCCGGCATCGTGTCGGTTTCTCTACTGCCGCTCGAACTCCAGCACCTGCTGGAAGGTCGGGCGGTTCGTCGACGGGAAGCGGTTCGGGAGCAGTCCCGGCACGAACCCCGTGGTTGCCGCCAGCTTCCGCCACAGGGCCGGGTTCACCTGGCCTTGCTGCGCCGTGAGCGTGTCGCCGGTCTGGTGCACCGCCTGCCACAGGGAGTCCACGCACGGCATGAGCGAGCCCAGGCCGCAGTAGTGGAGGTTGAAGGGACCCGTCACCGGGTCGCCGAGCAGGGTGCGGAGGTCCTTGTCCACGTAGGACAGGCCCTCCATGCCGTCGAGGTCACGCACGTTGTCCAGATCGGGGATCAGCGTGCCGAACACCGGCGACATCACGGCGTCGGCGATCGGTCGCCAGAGCGCGTCCATGATCACCGGACCGGGCTCGTCGTAGTACGTGTCGGAGTCGGCGTCGACGCGCGGGGCGTCGCGGGAGACCCAGTCGTCGAGGATGTCGACGATCTGCTGGTCGCGGAGGCTCGGCGCCGTGCTCATGTGGAGCGCCCGGCTCACGAGCGGCCAGACGGGCGAGCGGGTGTCCTGCGTGGCGGCGCGGTTCATGATGCCGACGTTGTCGGTGATCTCGACCTGGTCGGGCCACTTGTTGAACATCTCCACGCGCTGCACCGAGCCGTAGGGCTCGTCGTCGCCGTGCATGAACCCCGGCGCCGAGCGGTTGTTCCAGTTGAGGAGCAGTCCCTGGGGACCGCCGGCGTCGTGCGGATGCTTCTTCTCGGTGAGGAAGCCCGCCCACTCGTACTGTCCGTTGCCGAGCGTCGGCAGGCGCCGGTCGAGGCCGGCGGGGCGCTTCGGGAGATACCCGGACGAGAAGTAGGCCGTCTTCCTGCGCCCGACCCAGGCCCAGTTGAAGGTGAACCCGAACTGGTTCGCAGCGCGCCAGAAGCGCGGCGGCGAGGACGCCTTGCCCTCGGTCATGTCCTTCAGGGCGGCCAGGTTAAGACCGTCGCGACCGAACGTCGAGCGGCGGCGGGAGAGGGCGTACGGCTTCCCGCCGACGGTGGCGGTGGCGAACACGGGGCCGTGCACCGAGACGTTGTAGATGAGCGAGTTGGGTCCGAGCACGCCGGCGTTGAAGACGTCGAACGCGCGGCAGTCACCGGCGTAGCGATAGTGCGTCGACGCCCGCGTCGGCGTCGAATTGTCGGGCTCGCACAGCTCTTCGGCGTACACGTCGCGCACGTCGTGACCGGCGGAGGTGAGGCTCCACGCGTAGTCCGGCGTGCGGCCGATCAGGATGTACATCGAGAGACCCGGCACCCCGACGCCCTGGGCGTTGATGCCGGGGCCGTGCAGATCGATCTGCTGGACGATCTCGGGGTAGTAGTAGCCGAGCTGCGGGCCCATCACCGCGAGCGAGTGCCCCGACGCGGAGCGCTTGGGCGACGTGACGAGGAAGTTCGATGCCCGCAGCCGGTGCGGCGCCAGGGCCGCCATCGCGGGCGGCACGCGCGGGTTGATGCTCTGGATCGAGCCGGCGTCGACCACCACCGATCCCGTCACCGGGCCACCGGTGAGGGGCGGGTACTTGAACCTCCGGTTGATCGTGGTCGGGGCCTCCGGATCGTCGGCCAGCATCACGTCGGACCACGCCTTGTAGCCCTGGTCGACGCCGAGGGGAGACTGCTCGAGCTTGGCGAGCAGATCGGCGTTGGCCGCCTCGCCGCCGCCACCCGCGCCGAAGATCGAGCCGATGAACGCGGTCACCGCGATGACGTCGTTCACGACGAAGGGCTGTGGGTTGGGGAGGCTGTTCGCGGCCAGGTAGCCGTTGATGCCGTCGACGTAGGCCTGGGCGTCGTCGAGGATCTCCTGTCCCTTGGCGCCGTAGGTGGTGACGAGGAGCTGGGCTTGCTGGGTCACCAGCGCTTCGGCCTCCGCGCTCGGCGTGAACGGCTGGAGGGTGGTCACCAGCGAGAAGGCGTCGATGTTGGGCACGTCGGCGACGGCGACGCGCGCCGGCCCGCGCCCGACCGCGAGCAGGAGGCCGCGATCGCGCGCCGTGACCCATCCGGCTCCGAAGGCCACGTCCGCCCGCGTCTGACCGTAGATGTGCGGGATGCCCCAGGCATCGTAGATGAGCTGGAGGCCCGGCCGCCCCGTCACTTCCTCGTGCGAGGGCTCGATCGGCGTGAAGTCCTCGGGGAGGTAGTGGGCATCGATGTCGGCCAGCGTGATGTTGTCCCGCAGCGGGGAGAGGCTCGAATAGAGCGGGAGCTGATCCGTGGAGTTCACGGTGAACGGTGCGCCTCCGAAGTTGCCGGGAGGCAGGATGTAGCGGGCGATGTCCGCGGCCGCCGCCGGAACGGCGGCGAGCAGCGCGAGGGCCAACACGGAGCCGAGCGATCGTTTCACGAGCGTTCTCCTTCTGCGAGCCTAGTGGTACGAAGCGGGATCAGAACGTCTTACCGACCCGGCGGTCGCCTGGTAACACCGGGTGCACGACGGATCCCCCCACGACCGGAGCCTGCCACATCCCGGACCGAGAAGTGAAGGAAAAAATCGTCGTGCCCGGGCTGGCATCTGCCAGGTCGGCGTGATCGGCTTCGGCGCCGCAGCGCCAGGCAGGGCGCATGGCATCGGCCGGCGGTGATTGAGAGTTCGCCCGCCGGCAGCCATCCTCGACGGAGGAGGTCGGTGTGGTGGCCAAGCCGTCGTTGTCGTCGATGCAGTCGGCCGTCGCGCTCGTGGCCGGCCTGACCTCGATCGGCGGGGCCGCCTACTCCGCGGTCGACTATCTGCGCGCCGCCGGACAGCCGGGGGAAATCGTCGCGGTCGTCCACGAGTCGGGGAGCGAGCGCGTCGTGCACGGGGCGGTGGTCGAGGTTCGCACGCCCGACGACGCGATCGTCACCACGATGAGCGAGGGCGACGACGGCGTCGCCCGGCGTCCGCTCGGGCCCGGGCTCTACCACGTTCGCGTCACCCACCCGAAGTTCGCCGAGGTGGCGCGCGAGGTGCGCGTGCAAGCGGGCAAACCGTCCGAGGTGCGCGTGGACCTCGAGCCCCGCGACGCGGGCCCACACGTGACGCGTGCGAACGCTCCGTCCGCGACCTCGGCGGGTCGCGCGATCGATCACGGAATGACGGCGACGCGGCGGTTCCTGGCGCGCATCGGGCTCTGAACGCCCTCCGAGCGTATCGTCCGACACCTGGCCAGGACGCGCGGCAGTTTGCCCATGGCGTGGAATGGCAAGATGGGGTACGTCGCGGTTTGTTATGGTCCCGTCACCCCCAATCCGATCGACGTTACCCGATCGAGGCAAGGAGCCCCCGATGACAGCCCGCGCCGCTCTCCGATCCACCATTGTCGCTTCCGTCTTACTGACGGCGAGCTTGGCCTATGCGTTGCCGGTGACGCTCAAGGACTCGAACGGCACCAAGTACAACGTCAACACGCAGGTGGTTCCGGCGCCGCCGCCCCTCAGCCCCTCATCCGCGTCGGGCGGGCTCAACAACGCCACCTTCATCAAGCCCGTCACGGTGACCAGCTACTACATCGGCTTCACGCCGTGGTTCGGCTTCCTCACCACCTACACGGTCCAGCACGAGGTGAACGTACCGCTCACGCCGGCCTTCGCCGGCTTCAACGCCCTCCTGATCTCTGGTCTCAACGGACAGAAGCTTCCGGTCCCGCTTGCGTACAACCCCGGCCAGATCGCGACCGAGGACCCGAACTGCATGGCCAACGGCAAGCCCCAGCAGCTCATCTTCGCCGCCCAGGCGTTCCCCGATCAGAACCTGTCGCTCACCCGCAAGGTCTACGTGTCGCAGAACCAGGAGTGGGCACGCTGGCTCAACATCGTGACGAACACCGGGCCCACGGCGACGTCCGTGGCCATTTCACTCCTCGGCCGGATCGCATCCGGATCGGACACGATCGTGGTCGCCAGCTCGAGCGGTGACTCGCAGGTGAGCGCGCAGGACCAGTGGTTCACCACCCAGCAGAGCCTGCCGGCGGGCATCACGTCCTACGAGCCGCGCCTCGGATTCGTCGTGCAGGGTCCGGGCGCCACCACGCCGCCGTCGAACGCCGGCATCAGCATCACCACGACCCCGCCCGGGAAGGCGGCGTTCACCTACATCCCGACGATCGAGCCGGGCGGGACGGCGGTGATCATGACGTTCGTCACGGTCCAGGGAAAGAACAAGCAGAGCAAGCAGACCTGCCAGAATCTGGTGCAGACGCCGATCCCGTCGTCCGCCATCAAGTGCATGTCCGAGCAGGAGCTCTCCCAGGTCATCAACTTCGCGCACATCACGCCGCCGACGCCGAAGAAGTCCACGGTGAAGCTGAACTTCAAGAAGACCGGGCAGGACACCGTGCAGTGGAAGGGAAAGATCACGGTCGCCGGCGGCATCTCGCTGGCCGGGCTTCCCGTCGCGGTCGACTTCGGCGGCATCACGCAGACGTTCCTTCTCGGCAAGGGCGGCTCGGCCAACAACGGCAACGGCAACAAGTTCAACTTGGACGTGAGCCTCAAGAACGGTCTGACGAAGGCCGGAACCTACAACGTCACCTTCAACCTGAAGGGCGACCTGCAGACGACGCTGGCGCAGTACGGGCTCACCAACGCCGACGCGAGCAACGTGCCGGTCACGATCCCGCTCACCATGACCGCGGGCCCGGGCGAGTACGCGGCCGATCTGCCCTACACCTGGAAGGCGACGGCAGGGAAATCGGGGACGGCGACGCTCTCTTGATCCCGTCACCGCGCCGGGCGACCC
Proteins encoded in this window:
- a CDS encoding penicillin acylase family protein, with product MKRSLGSVLALALLAAVPAAAADIARYILPPGNFGGAPFTVNSTDQLPLYSSLSPLRDNITLADIDAHYLPEDFTPIEPSHEEVTGRPGLQLIYDAWGIPHIYGQTRADVAFGAGWVTARDRGLLLAVGRGPARVAVADVPNIDAFSLVTTLQPFTPSAEAEALVTQQAQLLVTTYGAKGQEILDDAQAYVDGINGYLAANSLPNPQPFVVNDVIAVTAFIGSIFGAGGGGEAANADLLAKLEQSPLGVDQGYKAWSDVMLADDPEAPTTINRRFKYPPLTGGPVTGSVVVDAGSIQSINPRVPPAMAALAPHRLRASNFLVTSPKRSASGHSLAVMGPQLGYYYPEIVQQIDLHGPGINAQGVGVPGLSMYILIGRTPDYAWSLTSAGHDVRDVYAEELCEPDNSTPTRASTHYRYAGDCRAFDVFNAGVLGPNSLIYNVSVHGPVFATATVGGKPYALSRRRSTFGRDGLNLAALKDMTEGKASSPPRFWRAANQFGFTFNWAWVGRRKTAYFSSGYLPKRPAGLDRRLPTLGNGQYEWAGFLTEKKHPHDAGGPQGLLLNWNNRSAPGFMHGDDEPYGSVQRVEMFNKWPDQVEITDNVGIMNRAATQDTRSPVWPLVSRALHMSTAPSLRDQQIVDILDDWVSRDAPRVDADSDTYYDEPGPVIMDALWRPIADAVMSPVFGTLIPDLDNVRDLDGMEGLSYVDKDLRTLLGDPVTGPFNLHYCGLGSLMPCVDSLWQAVHQTGDTLTAQQGQVNPALWRKLAATTGFVPGLLPNRFPSTNRPTFQQVLEFERQ
- a CDS encoding carboxypeptidase-like regulatory domain-containing protein, encoding MVAKPSLSSMQSAVALVAGLTSIGGAAYSAVDYLRAAGQPGEIVAVVHESGSERVVHGAVVEVRTPDDAIVTTMSEGDDGVARRPLGPGLYHVRVTHPKFAEVAREVRVQAGKPSEVRVDLEPRDAGPHVTRANAPSATSAGRAIDHGMTATRRFLARIGL